In one window of Paracoccus saliphilus DNA:
- the tolR gene encoding protein TolR, protein MSDIVKRVRRKGRGRRRNAPMSEINVTPFVDVMLVLLVIFMVAAPLMTAGVPLNLPRTAATAVPSEQEEPLVVSIPAEGEVTLMNEPVADDQVVERLRAILAERQTDRIFLRADGGIPYARVVQVMGALNAAGFTNIVLVTDTGGPRMDG, encoded by the coding sequence ATGTCGGATATCGTCAAACGGGTAAGGCGCAAGGGTCGCGGACGCAGGCGCAACGCGCCGATGTCCGAGATCAACGTCACGCCCTTCGTGGACGTGATGCTGGTGCTGCTGGTGATCTTCATGGTCGCCGCGCCGCTGATGACCGCGGGCGTGCCGCTGAACCTGCCGCGCACCGCCGCGACCGCCGTTCCCTCGGAACAGGAGGAGCCGCTGGTGGTCTCGATCCCCGCCGAGGGCGAGGTCACGCTGATGAACGAACCGGTCGCCGACGACCAGGTGGTCGAGCGGCTGCGCGCCATATTGGCCGAGCGGCAGACCGACCGCATCTTCCTGCGCGCCGATGGCGGCATTCCCTATGCCCGCGTCGTACAGGTGATGGGCGCCCTGAACGCCGCCGGATTCACCAATATCGTGCTGGTCACCGATACCGGCGGCCCGCGGATGGATGGCTGA
- the tolQ gene encoding protein TolQ, with the protein MEPIQAAQALDFSLVALFMRASLTVKVVMIILIIASFWGWAIIIQKFLTFANARREAGRFDRSFWSGEPLDDLYDRLGERPSGASERIFSAGMTEWRRSHREDGALIPGGTQRIDRAMNVAIQREETRLFRGLSFLATVGATAPFIGLFGTVWGIKNAFEGIAMSQNTSLAVVAPGIAEALLATALGLLAAIPAVIFYNKLSGDADRVVGNWESFADEFSTLLSRQLDDEG; encoded by the coding sequence ATGGAACCCATTCAGGCCGCACAGGCCCTCGATTTCTCGCTGGTGGCGCTTTTCATGCGCGCCTCGCTGACGGTCAAGGTCGTGATGATCATCCTGATCATCGCCTCTTTCTGGGGGTGGGCAATCATCATCCAGAAATTCCTTACCTTCGCCAATGCAAGGCGGGAGGCAGGCAGATTCGACCGTTCCTTCTGGTCCGGCGAGCCGCTGGACGACCTGTATGACCGGCTTGGCGAGCGCCCCTCGGGCGCATCCGAACGGATTTTCTCGGCCGGCATGACCGAATGGCGCCGCAGCCATCGCGAGGACGGGGCGCTGATCCCCGGCGGCACGCAGCGCATCGACCGGGCCATGAACGTGGCCATCCAGCGCGAGGAGACGCGGCTGTTCCGCGGGCTGTCCTTCCTTGCCACGGTGGGGGCGACCGCGCCCTTTATCGGGCTTTTCGGCACGGTCTGGGGCATCAAGAACGCCTTCGAGGGCATCGCGATGTCGCAAAATACCAGCCTTGCCGTCGTCGCGCCGGGCATTGCCGAGGCATTGCTGGCAACCGCTCTTGGCCTGCTGGCGGCGATCCCGGCGGTGATCTTCTATAACAAGCTGTCGGGCGATGCCGATCGCGTCGTCGGCAACTGGGAAAGCTTCGCGGATGAATTCTCGACCCTGCTGTCGCGGCAGCTGGACGATGAAGGCTGA
- a CDS encoding sulfotransferase family protein, translated as MADTKRIAMWSGPRNLSTAMMRAFGARGDCACVDEPFYAHYLTRTGLPHPMRDEVIASQAADWREVLPGLTVDPCGQPIQYQKHMVQHMLPGMDLDWTDTLANVFLIREPERVAASFAAKRGLPDPAELGFDRQWEMFRQMAARGPAPLVIDSADIRRDPARALSALCEGIGIAYSGRMLSWSPGPHPEDGVWGAVWYDAVNRSTGFAGPEGPLPELEGDLARLADNLRPAYQAIAAHKLSFR; from the coding sequence ATGGCTGACACGAAACGGATCGCCATGTGGTCGGGGCCGCGCAACCTCTCCACCGCGATGATGCGCGCATTTGGGGCGCGCGGCGATTGCGCCTGCGTGGACGAGCCCTTCTATGCCCATTACCTGACCCGCACCGGCCTGCCCCATCCGATGCGCGACGAGGTGATCGCCAGCCAGGCAGCCGATTGGCGCGAAGTGCTGCCCGGTCTGACCGTGGACCCGTGCGGGCAGCCGATCCAGTATCAGAAGCACATGGTCCAGCATATGCTGCCCGGCATGGATCTGGACTGGACCGATACACTCGCCAATGTCTTCCTGATCCGCGAGCCGGAACGCGTCGCCGCCTCTTTCGCGGCCAAGCGCGGGCTGCCCGATCCGGCCGAGCTGGGCTTTGACCGGCAATGGGAGATGTTCCGGCAGATGGCGGCGCGCGGTCCCGCGCCCCTGGTCATCGACAGCGCCGATATCCGCCGCGACCCGGCCCGTGCGCTGTCGGCGCTGTGCGAAGGCATCGGCATCGCCTATAGCGGGAGGATGCTGTCATGGAGCCCCGGCCCGCATCCGGAAGACGGGGTCTGGGGCGCGGTCTGGTATGACGCGGTCAACCGCTCGACCGGCTTCGCCGGGCCCGAGGGGCCGCTGCCGGAACTGGAGGGCGATCTGGCCCGGCTGGCAGACAACCTGCGCCCGGCCTATCAGGCCATCGCGGCGCACAAGCTCTCGTTCCGCTGA
- the ybgC gene encoding tol-pal system-associated acyl-CoA thioesterase, whose translation MTHRLTLRVYYEDTDLAGIVYYANYLKFIERGRSEWLRALGIDQAAMKENGGHVFAVRRVEADYLRPAKFDDLLEVTTDLATASPARVVLNQSVRRGEEVLFTARVTVACLGPSGRPARLPAPLAAALKGGAHG comes from the coding sequence ATGACACATCGCCTGACCCTGCGCGTCTATTACGAGGACACCGACCTGGCCGGGATCGTCTATTACGCCAATTACCTGAAATTCATCGAGCGGGGACGGTCGGAATGGCTGCGCGCGCTCGGCATCGACCAGGCGGCGATGAAGGAAAACGGTGGACATGTCTTTGCCGTGCGCCGGGTCGAGGCGGATTACCTGCGCCCGGCGAAATTCGACGATCTGCTGGAGGTCACGACCGATCTCGCGACCGCATCGCCCGCGCGGGTGGTCCTGAACCAGTCGGTGCGGCGCGGCGAGGAAGTGCTGTTCACCGCCCGCGTCACCGTCGCCTGTCTTGGACCATCGGGCCGCCCTGCCCGGCTGCCCGCCCCGCTCGCCGCCGCGCTCAAGGGAGGCGCGCATGGCTGA
- a CDS encoding aminoglycoside phosphotransferase family protein: MKTWPDISNAEDFKRWRSAPDLWLPVVMGIAHGANVDAVSPTSFKTGTNLVIDLTGDAILKIFPPIYAAQFAAERLALRQLDGRLTVPIPRIVAEGKDSGWSWLIITKLSGRVGSEVWPELSEQERIYILGDIGRTIAEVQTVDPGKLLEMPPAWPDFIKHQAEGCIERHRRQGLPEHLLAELPPLLRAAPSVLPAEVQPVILTGEWIPENLLLTETPDGWRLAAVIDFGDVMTGWREYDLLGPSTFMCAGVPGRLRALLEGYRMSAEDYDDAMRRRLTTLMMLHGASDLRHIAINDWQSSVKRLEDLEDLLWPQTLWA, from the coding sequence ATGAAAACCTGGCCAGACATCTCAAATGCGGAGGATTTTAAGCGGTGGCGGTCTGCCCCAGACCTCTGGTTGCCTGTCGTCATGGGAATTGCGCACGGGGCAAATGTCGATGCCGTGTCACCCACTTCCTTCAAGACCGGCACCAATCTTGTTATCGACTTGACCGGCGATGCCATCCTGAAGATTTTCCCTCCGATCTACGCCGCACAGTTCGCGGCCGAGCGCCTTGCGCTGCGCCAGCTCGACGGACGTCTGACCGTCCCAATTCCCCGAATCGTGGCGGAAGGAAAGGACAGCGGTTGGTCATGGCTAATTATCACTAAACTGTCCGGCAGAGTAGGTTCCGAGGTCTGGCCAGAGCTATCTGAGCAAGAGCGCATATACATCCTGGGTGACATCGGGCGCACCATTGCTGAAGTTCAAACCGTCGATCCCGGTAAGTTGCTTGAAATGCCGCCCGCGTGGCCGGACTTCATCAAGCACCAAGCCGAAGGCTGTATCGAGCGGCATAGGCGTCAGGGATTGCCGGAGCACCTGTTGGCCGAACTGCCGCCTCTTCTGCGCGCCGCGCCCTCGGTACTGCCGGCGGAAGTGCAACCTGTGATCCTAACTGGGGAATGGATCCCAGAAAACCTGCTTCTGACAGAAACACCTGATGGCTGGCGGCTCGCAGCTGTCATCGACTTTGGCGATGTGATGACAGGCTGGCGGGAATACGATCTCTTGGGTCCGAGCACCTTCATGTGTGCAGGCGTTCCTGGCCGGCTCCGGGCCCTCCTGGAAGGCTATCGCATGTCCGCAGAGGATTACGATGATGCCATGCGGCGACGCCTGACAACGCTAATGATGCTCCACGGGGCAAGTGACCTGCGCCACATCGCCATCAACGATTGGCAGTCGTCGGTCAAGCGGCTTGAGGACCTTGAAGACCTGCTCTGGCCTCAGACCCTGTGGGCCTGA
- a CDS encoding LysR family transcriptional regulator, whose protein sequence is MDITVLRTFISILDEGSFSAAARRMGISRSLCSKYISDLEADLGARLLSRTTRALRPTALGLEYSRQIREVLRQLDGANEMVRDASAHPAGALKIGAPASYIHKLFRPHLMRFMDDHPDIRLEMVLDDGVTDLIGGGYDAVIRIGFLEDSALHARKLHEAGILLVASPGYVERHGEPVAPSDLTRHSCLHYTNLRGPGTWPLRCGKEVFYQKVQPVFSTNDTELLHSLAVGGKGVALLPQFTIADDLEAGRLLPLMTNFALPDIPVSLVYPTGKLMTAAMRSFLDFTTHLRLP, encoded by the coding sequence ATGGACATCACCGTTCTCCGCACATTCATCAGCATTCTCGACGAGGGCAGCTTCTCTGCCGCGGCCCGGAGGATGGGGATATCGCGCAGCCTGTGCAGCAAGTATATCTCGGATCTCGAGGCCGATCTGGGGGCGAGGCTGCTGTCGCGCACGACCCGGGCCCTGCGCCCCACCGCGCTGGGGCTGGAATACAGCCGCCAAATCCGCGAGGTGCTGCGCCAGCTCGACGGCGCGAACGAGATGGTGCGCGACGCCTCGGCCCATCCCGCCGGCGCGCTCAAGATCGGGGCGCCGGCCTCCTATATCCACAAGCTGTTCCGGCCGCATCTGATGCGCTTCATGGACGATCACCCCGATATCCGGCTCGAGATGGTGCTGGATGACGGGGTCACCGACCTGATCGGCGGCGGCTATGACGCGGTGATCCGGATCGGTTTCCTCGAGGATTCGGCGCTGCATGCCCGCAAGCTGCACGAGGCGGGGATCCTGCTGGTCGCCTCGCCCGGCTATGTTGAACGGCATGGCGAGCCGGTGGCGCCTTCGGACCTGACACGCCATAGCTGCCTGCATTACACCAATCTGCGCGGGCCGGGGACATGGCCCCTGCGCTGCGGCAAGGAGGTGTTCTACCAGAAGGTCCAGCCGGTCTTCTCGACCAATGACACCGAGCTGCTGCATTCCCTGGCCGTCGGCGGCAAGGGCGTGGCGCTGCTGCCGCAATTCACCATCGCCGATGATCTCGAGGCGGGGCGGCTATTGCCGCTGATGACCAATTTCGCGCTGCCCGATATCCCGGTCAGCCTGGTCTATCCGACGGGAAAGCTGATGACCGCGGCGATGCGCAGTTTCCTGGATTTCACCACGCATCTGCGGCTGCCTTAG
- a CDS encoding CoA transferase subunit B, protein MPWDRNQMAARAAQELEDGMYVNLGIGIPTLVANYVGDKDITLQSENGMLGMGPFPYEGEEDPDLINAGKQTITELDRTSFFDSAMSFGMIRGGKIAAAILGAMEVAENGDLANWMIPGKLVKGMGGAMDLVAGVRNVIVVMDHTNKAGESKLLKQCTLPLTGKAVVNRIITNLGVLDVVEGGLRIVETADGVTEDEIRAATEATIVG, encoded by the coding sequence ATGCCTTGGGATCGCAACCAGATGGCCGCGCGGGCGGCGCAGGAACTGGAAGACGGCATGTATGTCAATCTCGGCATCGGGATTCCGACGCTGGTGGCCAATTACGTCGGTGACAAGGACATCACCCTGCAATCCGAGAACGGCATGCTGGGCATGGGCCCCTTCCCCTATGAGGGCGAGGAGGATCCGGACCTGATCAATGCCGGCAAGCAGACCATCACCGAGCTGGACCGCACCTCGTTCTTCGACAGCGCGATGAGTTTCGGCATGATCCGCGGCGGCAAGATCGCGGCGGCGATCCTGGGCGCAATGGAGGTGGCCGAGAATGGCGATCTCGCGAACTGGATGATCCCCGGCAAGCTGGTCAAGGGCATGGGCGGCGCGATGGACCTGGTCGCCGGTGTGCGCAATGTCATCGTGGTCATGGATCACACCAACAAGGCCGGTGAGTCGAAGCTGTTGAAGCAATGCACCCTGCCGCTGACCGGCAAGGCCGTCGTGAACCGGATCATCACCAACCTGGGCGTTCTGGATGTCGTCGAGGGTGGGCTGAGGATCGTCGAGACCGCCGATGGCGTGACCGAAGACGAGATCCGCGCCGCGACCGAGGCGACGATTGTCGGTTGA
- a CDS encoding CoA transferase subunit A: MKKVYSNADEALDGLLKDGMLIAAGGFGLCGIPELLIDAIVKSGVKDLTVASNNAGVDGFGLGKLLDSRQIRKMMSSYVGENAEFMRQYLSDELELEFNPQGTLAERMRAGGAGIPGFYTKTGVGTQIAEGKEAKTFDGEDYILERGIFADLSIVKAWKADDTGNLVFRKTARNFNPPAAMCGRVCVVEVEEIVPRGSIDPDHIHLPGIYVHRIIQGDHEKRIEQRTTRKKETA, encoded by the coding sequence ATGAAAAAGGTCTATTCGAATGCGGACGAGGCGCTTGATGGCCTCTTGAAAGACGGGATGCTGATCGCGGCAGGCGGTTTCGGCCTTTGCGGGATTCCCGAATTGCTGATCGACGCGATCGTGAAAAGCGGCGTCAAGGACCTGACCGTGGCCAGCAACAATGCCGGGGTGGACGGATTCGGCCTCGGCAAGCTTCTGGACAGCAGGCAGATCAGGAAGATGATGTCCTCCTATGTCGGTGAGAATGCCGAATTCATGCGGCAATACCTGTCGGACGAACTGGAACTGGAATTCAACCCGCAGGGCACCCTGGCCGAGCGGATGCGCGCCGGCGGCGCGGGCATTCCCGGCTTCTACACCAAGACCGGCGTCGGCACCCAGATTGCCGAGGGCAAGGAGGCCAAGACCTTCGACGGCGAGGATTATATCCTCGAGCGCGGCATCTTCGCCGATCTGTCCATCGTCAAGGCATGGAAGGCCGACGACACCGGCAATCTCGTGTTCCGCAAGACGGCGCGCAATTTCAACCCTCCGGCGGCGATGTGCGGGCGCGTCTGCGTGGTCGAGGTCGAAGAGATCGTGCCGCGTGGCAGCATCGATCCCGACCATATCCACCTGCCCGGCATCTATGTGCATCGCATCATCCAGGGCGATCACGAAAAGCGCATCGAACAGCGCACCACCCGCAAGAAGGAGACCGCGTAA
- a CDS encoding ABC transporter ATP-binding protein, giving the protein MLDNTSGDAFVAFEHVQKSYDGQTLVVKDLNLSIAKGEFVTMLGPSGSGKTTCLMMLAGFETATHGEIRLDGRPINQVPPHKRGIGMVFQNYALFPHMTVGENLSFPLEVRGMGKAERETRIKRSLDMVQMGAFANRRPAQLSGGQQQRIALARALVFDPHLVLMDEPLGALDKQLREHMQFEIKHLHEELGITVVYVTHDQTEALTMSDRIAVFDDGRIQQLATPNQLYEQPENSFVAGFIGENNALPGVIEKLDGDKALVKLGDGEVIDATAVNIRERGQKTTVSIRPERVEFKPEMMPPGAHTIEADVLEVVYMGDILRTRLRVAGNDDFIMKCRNTIGQTRLEPGQKIRIGWHPQDARALDPI; this is encoded by the coding sequence TTGCTGGACAATACTTCGGGTGACGCATTCGTCGCTTTCGAACACGTGCAGAAAAGCTATGACGGCCAAACACTTGTCGTCAAAGACTTGAACCTGTCCATCGCCAAGGGAGAGTTCGTGACGATGCTCGGCCCCTCCGGTTCGGGCAAGACCACATGCCTGATGATGCTGGCAGGATTCGAGACCGCGACTCATGGCGAGATCCGTCTCGATGGCCGCCCCATCAACCAGGTGCCGCCGCATAAGCGCGGCATCGGCATGGTCTTCCAGAACTATGCGCTGTTTCCGCATATGACGGTGGGCGAGAACCTGTCCTTTCCGCTGGAAGTGCGGGGCATGGGCAAGGCGGAACGCGAGACCCGCATCAAGCGCAGCCTCGACATGGTGCAGATGGGGGCCTTTGCAAATCGCCGCCCGGCGCAATTGTCGGGCGGGCAGCAGCAGCGGATCGCCTTGGCGCGGGCACTGGTCTTCGATCCGCACCTGGTGCTGATGGACGAGCCGCTGGGCGCGCTGGACAAGCAGCTTCGCGAGCATATGCAGTTCGAAATCAAGCATTTGCACGAAGAACTTGGAATCACCGTCGTCTATGTCACCCATGACCAGACCGAGGCGCTGACCATGTCGGACCGGATCGCGGTCTTCGATGATGGCCGTATCCAGCAGCTTGCCACGCCGAACCAGCTCTATGAGCAGCCAGAGAACAGCTTTGTTGCCGGGTTCATCGGTGAAAACAACGCCTTGCCCGGGGTTATCGAGAAACTGGATGGCGACAAGGCGCTGGTCAAGCTGGGAGATGGAGAGGTAATCGACGCGACCGCGGTCAATATCCGCGAGCGCGGGCAGAAGACCACCGTGTCGATCCGTCCCGAGCGGGTGGAGTTCAAGCCCGAGATGATGCCGCCCGGCGCGCATACGATCGAGGCCGATGTGCTGGAGGTGGTCTATATGGGCGATATCCTGCGGACCCGGCTGCGCGTGGCGGGGAATGACGATTTCATCATGAAATGCCGCAACACCATCGGACAAACACGGCTGGAACCTGGCCAGAAGATCCGCATCGGCTGGCATCCGCAGGACGCCCGCGCGCTGGATCCGATCTGA
- a CDS encoding ABC transporter substrate-binding protein, whose protein sequence is MKQTLALTTALGLVAMPALADVNLLSWGGAYGNSHVEAYAKPFEAETGIKVNVADADNPATPIKAMVEAGNVTTDVASVEYADAVRLCDEGLLELIDASGLAPAEGGGDAAEDFIEGAITDCFVGTDVYSMVLAYDDSKFPDAKPTTPADFFDLEGFPGKRTMRKGAKFNLELALMADGVPAGEVYDLLETPEGVEQAFAKLDTIKDDVIWWEAGAQPPQLLADGEVTMAFAFNGRIFNAAQGEGKPFEIIWDGQIYEMEGWVIPKGAPNMEEALEFVSFSTAPAQQARAAEFISYGPPRRSAAALVGNIEGTEDPMGPHLPTTEENMTNALGSNLDFWVDHDAELNERFNSWLAS, encoded by the coding sequence ATGAAACAAACTCTTGCTTTGACAACCGCACTCGGCCTGGTCGCAATGCCGGCACTCGCCGATGTGAACCTGCTGTCCTGGGGCGGCGCCTATGGCAACAGCCATGTCGAGGCCTACGCCAAGCCTTTCGAGGCCGAGACCGGCATCAAGGTCAATGTCGCCGATGCCGACAACCCGGCCACGCCGATCAAGGCGATGGTCGAGGCGGGCAATGTCACCACCGATGTCGCCTCGGTCGAATATGCCGACGCGGTGCGGCTTTGCGACGAGGGGCTGCTGGAACTGATCGACGCCTCGGGGCTTGCCCCGGCAGAGGGTGGCGGCGATGCGGCCGAGGATTTCATCGAGGGCGCGATCACCGATTGCTTCGTGGGCACCGATGTCTATTCCATGGTGCTGGCCTATGACGACAGCAAGTTCCCCGATGCCAAGCCCACGACCCCGGCGGATTTCTTCGATCTCGAGGGTTTCCCCGGCAAGCGCACCATGCGCAAGGGCGCCAAGTTCAACCTGGAACTGGCGCTGATGGCCGATGGCGTGCCGGCGGGTGAGGTCTATGACCTGCTGGAAACTCCCGAGGGCGTGGAACAGGCCTTTGCCAAGCTGGACACGATCAAGGATGACGTGATCTGGTGGGAAGCCGGCGCGCAGCCGCCGCAGCTTCTGGCCGATGGCGAGGTGACCATGGCCTTTGCCTTCAACGGGCGGATCTTCAATGCCGCGCAGGGCGAGGGCAAGCCGTTCGAGATCATCTGGGACGGCCAGATCTACGAGATGGAAGGCTGGGTGATCCCGAAAGGCGCGCCGAACATGGAAGAGGCGCTGGAATTCGTCAGCTTCTCGACCGCGCCCGCGCAGCAGGCCCGCGCTGCCGAGTTCATCAGCTATGGTCCGCCGCGCAGATCGGCCGCCGCGCTGGTCGGCAATATCGAGGGCACCGAGGATCCGATGGGCCCGCATCTGCCCACGACCGAGGAGAACATGACCAATGCGCTAGGCTCGAACCTGGATTTCTGGGTCGATCACGATGCCGAGCTGAACGAGCGGTTCAACAGCTGGCTGGCCAGCTGA
- a CDS encoding ABC transporter substrate-binding protein, which yields MKTTLILSTALAGFGLSAAAQEVNVVSWGGAYERSQVEAYNKPFEEKTGIKVNMIAADNPSTPLKAQVEANNVTGDVFDIEVSDAIRLCDEGALVEIDPADLPPAPDGTPAVEDFIDGALQDCAVANIYWGTVIAYDTTKFEGDAPSTAADFFDLEAFPGQRGLPKTPKRTLYLALIADGVPADEIYDALETEEGVNRAFDKLDTIKDSVVWWEAGAQPVQLLADGEVSMATGYNGRFFDAMVAEGKPFEIIWDGQYMDLDMFAIPKGSPNPEAAMDYLKFATSTEQLAEQAKYIAYGPARKSSAALVGLYQDGETEMGPHMPTNPEYLETAVFDDPEFWADHDAELTERFNSWLAGS from the coding sequence ATGAAAACCACTTTAATCCTATCTACCGCTCTGGCCGGGTTCGGCCTGTCCGCCGCCGCGCAGGAGGTGAATGTCGTGTCCTGGGGCGGCGCCTATGAGAGATCGCAGGTCGAGGCCTATAACAAGCCATTCGAGGAAAAGACCGGCATCAAGGTCAACATGATCGCCGCCGACAACCCCTCGACCCCGCTGAAAGCGCAGGTCGAGGCGAATAACGTCACCGGCGATGTCTTCGATATCGAGGTCAGCGACGCGATCCGTCTATGCGATGAGGGCGCGCTGGTCGAGATCGACCCCGCCGATCTGCCGCCCGCGCCCGACGGCACCCCGGCGGTCGAGGATTTCATCGACGGCGCGTTGCAGGATTGCGCGGTGGCCAATATCTACTGGGGCACGGTCATCGCCTATGACACGACGAAATTCGAGGGCGATGCGCCTTCGACGGCGGCCGATTTCTTTGACCTGGAGGCTTTCCCCGGTCAGCGCGGGTTGCCCAAGACGCCCAAGCGCACGCTTTACCTTGCGCTGATCGCCGATGGCGTCCCCGCGGACGAGATTTACGATGCGCTCGAGACGGAAGAGGGCGTGAACCGAGCCTTCGACAAGCTGGACACGATCAAGGACAGCGTCGTCTGGTGGGAGGCCGGGGCGCAGCCGGTGCAGCTTCTGGCCGATGGCGAGGTGAGTATGGCGACCGGCTATAACGGCCGTTTCTTCGATGCGATGGTTGCCGAGGGCAAGCCCTTCGAGATCATCTGGGACGGGCAATACATGGATCTGGACATGTTCGCGATTCCGAAGGGCTCGCCCAATCCCGAGGCGGCGATGGACTACCTGAAATTCGCCACCAGCACCGAGCAGCTGGCCGAGCAGGCGAAATATATCGCCTATGGTCCGGCGCGGAAATCCTCGGCGGCGCTGGTCGGGCTTTACCAGGATGGCGAGACCGAGATGGGGCCGCATATGCCGACCAATCCGGAATATCTTGAAACTGCCGTATTCGACGATCCGGAATTCTGGGCCGATCACGATGCCGAGCTGACCGAGCGTTTCAACAGCTGGCTTGCCGGTTCGTGA